One window from the genome of Hippocampus zosterae strain Florida chromosome 7, ASM2543408v3, whole genome shotgun sequence encodes:
- the rpl38 gene encoding 60S ribosomal protein L38 yields the protein MPRKIEEIKDFLLTARRKDAKSVKIKKNKDNVKFKVRCSRYLYTLVITDKEKAEKLKQSLPPGLAVKELK from the exons ATG cCTCGCAAGATTGAAGAAATCAAAGATTTCCTGCTGACTGCCAGGAGAAAGGATGCCAAGT CCGTGAAGATCAAGAAAAACAAGGACAATGTCAAGTTCAAGGTGCGCTGCAGCAGATATCTGTACACGCTGGTCATCACTGACAAGGAAAAGGCAGAGAAGCTCAAGCAGTCACTTCCTCCCG gTCTGGCTGTCAAGGAGCTGAAGTAA